One genomic region from Planctomycetia bacterium encodes:
- a CDS encoding short-chain dehydrogenase, with translation MVQAYAGRWCLVTGASSGIGAEFARQLAARGMHCVLVARREDRLQAVARELEAAHGIRCEIVLADLSQPRAGRDLLAEVSRRGITLELLVNNAGFGMVSFVEDADVGRALELIQVNVACLTELTLLAAQEMVQRGHGGIINIGSVVSFQPAAYMGVYAASKAYVLHFSEALWAELRPRGITVTTLCPGTTRTEFFDHSGVPGWAERNRGQDVTTVVRTGLAAFDADRQYVIPGWTNFLVSLAARLATRATVVNWSLSIFRPRRT, from the coding sequence ATGGTGCAAGCGTACGCCGGTCGGTGGTGTCTTGTCACCGGGGCCTCGTCGGGGATCGGCGCCGAGTTCGCCCGGCAGCTTGCTGCCCGCGGCATGCATTGCGTGCTGGTCGCCCGTCGTGAGGATCGCCTGCAGGCCGTGGCGCGGGAGCTCGAGGCGGCCCACGGCATCCGCTGCGAGATCGTGCTCGCCGACCTGTCACAGCCCCGGGCGGGTCGGGACCTGCTCGCCGAGGTGTCCCGGCGCGGCATCACGCTGGAGCTGCTCGTGAACAACGCGGGCTTCGGGATGGTGTCGTTTGTGGAGGACGCCGACGTTGGCCGGGCGCTGGAGTTGATCCAGGTCAACGTCGCGTGCCTGACCGAGCTGACGCTCCTGGCGGCGCAGGAGATGGTCCAACGCGGGCACGGCGGGATCATCAACATCGGATCGGTCGTGTCGTTTCAGCCCGCGGCCTACATGGGGGTGTACGCGGCGAGCAAGGCGTACGTGCTGCATTTCAGCGAGGCCCTGTGGGCGGAGCTGCGGCCCCGCGGGATCACCGTGACGACGCTCTGCCCGGGAACGACGCGAACCGAGTTCTTCGACCACTCCGGCGTTCCCGGCTGGGCCGAGCGCAACCGCGGGCAGGACGTGACGACGGTGGTCCGCACCGGGTTGGCGGCGTTCGACGCCGATCGGCAGTACGTGATCCCGGGCTGGACGAACTTCCTCGTGTCCCTCGCCGCGCGGCTGGCCACGCGGGCCACGGTGGTCAACTGGAGCCTGTCGATCTTCCGCCCGCGGCGTACGTGA
- a CDS encoding antitoxin, with amino-acid sequence MPPVVNIHEAKTHLSRLIEQVAAGGEIIIAKAGRKVARLVPLDAGVRPKKLGGLKGRIKVPDDFNAPLDDRVVAAFEAIIRDGQ; translated from the coding sequence ATGCCGCCGGTCGTCAACATCCACGAAGCGAAGACGCACCTGTCGCGGCTGATCGAACAGGTGGCAGCCGGCGGGGAAATCATCATCGCCAAGGCCGGCCGCAAGGTCGCCAGGCTGGTGCCGCTCGACGCCGGCGTGCGGCCGAAAAAACTCGGCGGCCTCAAGGGTCGCATCAAGGTGCCGGACGATTTCAACGCCCCGCTCGACGACCGTGTCGTCGCCGCCTTCGAGGCAATAATCCGGGACGGGCAATAA
- a CDS encoding mandelate racemase gives MKIEAVDFYYLSIPTVLDIGDGSQDALLVRVQAGPHVGWGECEASPLVSIASWNCPMSHSACKPLRSTVLGQTLDGVDDILRINREVRAASLDLLQADHTLSGIDIALWDLLGRRAGAPVYRLLGCERPRPKVAYASQLFGADPAETYELARRAAAAGFRAVKFGWGPFGLGTPAADAEQVRAARAGIGDEGVLLVDAGTVWVDDVARAEACLPALQDCRVTWLEEPFVSGALAAYACLAGLSESVRLAGGEGCHTLHQATNMIDFGAVGFIQIDTGRIGGITTAKAVADHAAARNVRFVNHTFTTSLALSASLQPYTGSAADDLCEYPFAPSTLGQEFTTDRIVPDSAGFIHVPEGPGLGVEPDLPALRKYLRDVEIRVDGAVVFRSEPLPEPFGQTGRVSGCGGAPDARRTPTG, from the coding sequence ATGAAGATCGAAGCAGTCGATTTCTATTACCTCTCCATCCCCACGGTGCTCGACATCGGTGACGGCAGCCAGGACGCGCTGCTCGTAAGGGTGCAGGCGGGGCCCCACGTGGGCTGGGGCGAGTGCGAGGCTTCGCCCTTGGTGTCGATCGCCAGCTGGAACTGCCCGATGTCGCACAGCGCCTGCAAGCCGCTGCGGAGCACGGTGCTGGGACAGACGCTGGACGGCGTCGACGACATCCTGCGGATCAACCGCGAGGTCCGGGCCGCCAGCCTCGACCTCCTCCAGGCCGACCACACGCTGTCGGGCATCGACATCGCGCTCTGGGACCTGCTCGGCAGGCGGGCCGGCGCGCCGGTGTATCGCCTGCTGGGCTGCGAACGCCCCCGGCCGAAGGTGGCCTACGCATCGCAGCTCTTCGGCGCCGATCCCGCGGAGACGTACGAACTGGCCCGCCGGGCAGCGGCGGCGGGGTTTCGGGCCGTCAAGTTCGGCTGGGGGCCGTTTGGCCTGGGGACGCCGGCCGCCGACGCGGAGCAGGTCCGGGCGGCCCGCGCGGGGATCGGGGACGAGGGCGTGCTGCTCGTGGATGCCGGCACGGTGTGGGTCGATGACGTGGCCCGGGCCGAGGCCTGCCTGCCGGCGCTGCAGGACTGCCGTGTGACGTGGCTGGAGGAACCGTTCGTCTCCGGGGCGCTGGCGGCGTATGCCTGCCTGGCCGGGCTGTCGGAAAGCGTCCGCCTGGCCGGCGGCGAGGGCTGCCACACGCTCCACCAGGCCACGAACATGATCGACTTCGGCGCGGTCGGTTTCATCCAGATCGACACCGGTCGGATCGGCGGGATCACCACCGCCAAGGCCGTGGCCGACCATGCCGCCGCCCGGAACGTGCGGTTCGTGAACCACACGTTCACCACGTCGCTGGCGCTGTCGGCCTCGCTGCAGCCCTATACCGGCTCGGCGGCCGACGACCTCTGCGAATACCCATTCGCCCCCTCGACGCTCGGGCAGGAGTTCACGACCGACAGGATCGTGCCCGACTCCGCCGGCTTTATCCACGTTCCCGAGGGGCCGGGGCTGGGGGTTGAGCCCGATCTGCCCGCGCTGCGGAAGTATCTGCGCGACGTCGAGATTCGCGTCGACGGCGCAGTGGTGTTTCGCAGCGAACCGCTCCCCGAGCCGTTCGGTCAGACAGGCCGCGTCAGCGGTTGCGGCGGCGCTCCTGACGCTCGGCGAACCCCGACGGGATGA
- the suhB gene encoding inositol monophosphatase → MADASPPDPLVVAEAAARAGGRVLRDWVGRFAVAVKGPRDLVTEADHASQREVRRIIADAFPTHGFVGEEDDGGTARPPAGSPGHAGSGLRWIVDPLDGTSNYVHGFPFYCVSIALASDDEIICGAILDPVRDECFTARRGAGAWLDGRPIRCPAVDDPADALTGVSFPPHVGLDAKAVADFLAVLPRVHSVRRTGSTALNLAYLACGRLHAFWARRIACWDVAAGLLIAREAGAVIGPFGGAGERIPLDDPAFLAASTPALHAFFHRLFAAGDDGQL, encoded by the coding sequence ATGGCCGATGCCAGTCCTCCCGATCCGCTCGTCGTCGCCGAGGCCGCCGCCCGGGCGGGGGGACGCGTGCTCCGCGACTGGGTCGGCAGGTTCGCCGTGGCCGTGAAGGGGCCGCGCGACCTCGTCACCGAGGCCGACCACGCGTCGCAGCGCGAGGTCCGCCGGATCATCGCGGACGCCTTCCCCACGCACGGCTTCGTCGGCGAGGAGGATGACGGCGGCACGGCCCGGCCGCCGGCGGGCAGCCCGGGCCACGCCGGCAGCGGCCTGCGCTGGATCGTCGATCCGCTCGACGGGACGAGCAACTACGTCCACGGGTTTCCGTTCTATTGCGTGTCGATCGCGCTGGCGTCCGACGACGAGATCATCTGCGGCGCGATCCTCGACCCGGTCCGGGACGAATGCTTCACGGCCCGGCGCGGCGCCGGCGCCTGGCTCGACGGCCGTCCGATCCGCTGCCCGGCGGTCGACGATCCCGCCGACGCGCTGACGGGCGTCAGCTTTCCACCGCACGTCGGCCTCGACGCCAAGGCGGTGGCCGACTTCCTCGCCGTCTTGCCCCGCGTGCATTCGGTGCGCCGCACCGGCTCCACGGCACTCAACCTCGCCTACCTCGCCTGCGGCCGATTGCACGCCTTCTGGGCCCGGCGGATCGCCTGCTGGGACGTTGCCGCCGGCCTGTTGATCGCCCGCGAGGCCGGGGCCGTGATCGGGCCGTTCGGCGGCGCCGGGGAACGGATCCCGCTCGACGATCCGGCCTTTCTGGCCGCCAGCACGCCGGCCCTCCACGCCTTCTTCCACCGACTGTTCGCGGCCGGCGACGACGGCCAGTTGTAG